In Pasteurella multocida subsp. multocida OH4807, a genomic segment contains:
- the rdgC gene encoding recombination associated protein (COG2974 DNA recombination-dependent growth factor C) yields MFWFKNAIIYRLTKTLDWPTDKLQEVLQGHKYIPCDKSDVSKFGWTNPIHSSELLYHAAENKILLVAQKEEKILPAHVINTELNKRIHELEKKEERKLNKIEKQVLKDDVIAVLLQQAFSKYSHTALFIDVEKGLIYVDASSSKRAEDVLALLRKTLGSLPVIPLAFAKNPCFVMTSWVTADETPEWLDLQGDSKLIDFNSNGEAVLKNQDFHCEDIQGLLIAGKQVQSLRLDWDERLQFTLNEDGTFKRLKFSDNVLDKNDDILKEDIAQRFDADFILMTSVLSELTELLLNEFGGEKEHDQ; encoded by the coding sequence ATGTTTTGGTTTAAAAATGCAATTATTTATCGTCTAACTAAAACGTTAGACTGGCCAACAGACAAATTACAAGAAGTGTTACAAGGGCATAAATATATTCCTTGTGATAAATCTGATGTGAGTAAATTTGGTTGGACTAATCCAATTCACAGCAGTGAATTGCTCTATCATGCAGCAGAAAACAAGATTTTGCTTGTTGCGCAGAAAGAAGAAAAAATTCTTCCAGCACACGTCATTAATACAGAGTTAAACAAGCGCATTCATGAGCTTGAGAAGAAAGAAGAGCGCAAATTAAATAAAATTGAGAAGCAGGTGCTCAAAGATGATGTGATTGCAGTGTTACTTCAACAAGCTTTTAGTAAGTATAGTCACACCGCACTTTTTATTGATGTAGAAAAAGGCTTGATTTATGTCGATGCAAGTTCAAGCAAGCGTGCAGAAGATGTGCTTGCTTTGTTACGTAAAACGCTTGGCTCATTGCCTGTTATTCCACTAGCTTTCGCTAAAAATCCTTGCTTTGTGATGACATCGTGGGTAACTGCGGATGAAACTCCTGAATGGCTAGATTTGCAAGGCGATAGTAAATTAATAGACTTTAATAGTAATGGTGAGGCTGTTTTAAAAAATCAAGACTTCCATTGCGAAGATATTCAAGGTCTGCTTATTGCTGGAAAACAAGTTCAATCATTACGTCTTGATTGGGACGAACGCTTACAGTTTACACTTAATGAAGACGGCACGTTTAAACGCTTGAAGTTTTCGGACAACGTGCTTGATAAAAATGACGATATTTTGAAAGAAGATATTGCCCAGCGTTTTGATGCTGATTTTATCTTAATGACGAGCGTTCTATCCGAACTAACAGAGTTGTTGCTTAATGAGTTTGGCGGAGAGAAAGAACATGATCAATAA
- a CDS encoding bifunctional 5,10-methylene-tetrahydrofolate dehydrogenase/ 5,10-methylene-tetrahydrofolate cyclohydrolase (COG0190 5,10-methylene-tetrahydrofolate dehydrogenase/Methenyl tetrahydrofolate cyclohydrolase), translating to MTAQVISGTELSKKIKSDVAQKIGQYLQQNKRAPGLAVILVGADPASQVYVGSKRKSCAEIGIQSQSYDLPETTSELALLTLIDQLNRDEQVDGILVQLPLPKHIDSTKVIERIAPEKDVDGFHPYNVGRLCQRIPTLRACTPYGVMKLLETTGVDLHGQHAVIVGASNIVGRPMALELLLAGCTVTVTHRFTKDLQQHVRQADILVVAVGKPQFIPGDWIKEGAIVIDVGINRLEGKLVGDVEYHVAAQKASYITPVPGGVGPMTVAMLMFNTLAAYEMHQK from the coding sequence ATGACGGCACAAGTGATTTCTGGGACGGAACTGTCAAAAAAAATTAAATCAGATGTAGCACAAAAAATTGGACAATATTTACAACAAAATAAACGTGCTCCTGGTTTAGCTGTGATTTTAGTTGGCGCGGATCCCGCTTCTCAGGTTTATGTTGGTAGCAAACGTAAGAGTTGTGCAGAAATTGGTATTCAATCACAATCTTATGATTTACCTGAAACGACCTCAGAATTGGCGTTGTTGACCTTAATTGATCAACTCAATCGTGATGAGCAAGTTGATGGAATTTTAGTGCAATTACCGTTACCAAAACATATTGACAGCACAAAAGTGATTGAACGCATTGCGCCAGAAAAAGATGTGGATGGTTTTCACCCTTATAATGTTGGGCGTTTATGCCAACGTATTCCTACCTTACGTGCATGTACGCCTTATGGTGTGATGAAACTGCTCGAAACAACAGGTGTGGATTTACATGGTCAACATGCAGTGATTGTCGGTGCATCCAATATTGTTGGGCGCCCGATGGCGCTTGAGCTGTTACTCGCGGGTTGTACTGTCACAGTGACGCATCGTTTTACTAAAGATCTTCAACAACATGTTCGTCAAGCGGATATTTTGGTTGTTGCAGTGGGGAAACCTCAATTTATTCCAGGTGATTGGATTAAAGAAGGTGCGATAGTGATTGATGTCGGAATTAACCGCCTTGAAGGTAAATTAGTCGGGGATGTGGAATATCATGTTGCTGCCCAAAAAGCCAGTTATATTACCCCAGTTCCAGGTGGGGTGGGTCCTATGACGGTTGCTATGCTAATGTTTAACACACTTGCTGCATACGAAATGCATCAAAAATAG
- a CDS encoding hypothetical protein (COG1662 Transposase and inactivated derivatives, IS1 family) yields the protein MAFVWGKRDLQTALALKQRLKELKVSYERIAGDNWDAFVNAFSDTGDQWVGKQHTKAIEGNNCRIRHRLSRAVRRSCCFSKSMFYHVKSFNIGF from the coding sequence GTGGCATTTGTTTGGGGCAAACGTGATTTGCAAACCGCTTTGGCTTTAAAGCAGCGTTTAAAAGAACTCAAAGTAAGCTATGAACGTATTGCCGGCGATAATTGGGATGCTTTTGTAAATGCGTTTTCTGATACCGGTGACCAATGGGTGGGTAAGCAACATACTAAAGCGATTGAGGGTAATAACTGTCGGATTCGGCACAGATTAAGCAGAGCCGTCAGGCGCAGTTGCTGTTTTTCCAAATCAATGTTTTATCATGTTAAATCTTTTAATATTGGATTTTAG
- a CDS encoding cytosine-specific methyltransferase (COG0270 Site-specific DNA methylase), producing the protein MKKFTYGSICSGIEAVTCAWHEFAEPLWFSEIESFPSAVLAYHYPDINNLGDITELPQKILNREIPAPDVLVGGTPCQAFSVAGNRQSLDDERGNLTLVLIKILEAIDYVRFNDNKPPCILVWENVPGVLSTSDNAFGHLLAGLVQECESLQHAGKRWTNAGYVHSTRTVCWRVLDAQYFGVAQRRKRVFLVASARRRSTAQVLIEPKSVRGNIEQSGTQTKDTATFIETSFAQYRKSDVAATLRASGGALSGGSETFVVHGSQDPIISKDTAHCIGRNGGLENILFEVKGEEACRIHDDISPTLKARMGTGGNNVPCVALAGNTINRSHNAGGNGNGNGNGFDESGVSYTLTSADVHAISTESVVRKLTPRECERLQGFPDDYTKIPYRNKSIDECPDSPRYKAIGNSMAVPVMKWIGLRLIDYINQDSTQ; encoded by the coding sequence ATGAAAAAATTCACTTACGGCTCAATCTGTTCAGGTATTGAGGCAGTAACTTGCGCTTGGCATGAATTTGCAGAACCACTTTGGTTCTCAGAAATTGAATCATTTCCAAGTGCAGTACTTGCATATCACTACCCAGATATTAACAATCTTGGCGATATAACCGAGCTACCGCAAAAAATATTAAATCGTGAAATTCCCGCTCCAGATGTTTTAGTTGGTGGCACACCTTGCCAAGCTTTTTCAGTTGCTGGCAATCGTCAAAGTTTAGACGATGAGAGAGGAAATCTCACGTTAGTTTTAATTAAAATTTTAGAAGCGATCGACTATGTTAGATTTAACGACAACAAACCACCGTGTATTCTCGTGTGGGAAAATGTTCCAGGTGTGCTATCCACCTCGGACAACGCATTCGGACACCTTTTGGCTGGACTGGTTCAAGAGTGTGAGTCATTGCAGCATGCAGGGAAAAGATGGACGAACGCTGGTTATGTGCATTCAACCAGAACAGTCTGCTGGCGAGTGCTCGATGCTCAATACTTCGGAGTCGCCCAACGTCGTAAAAGAGTTTTTCTTGTGGCAAGTGCTAGAAGACGAAGTACCGCGCAAGTACTCATTGAGCCCAAAAGCGTGCGAGGGAATATTGAACAGAGCGGAACGCAGACAAAAGATACTGCCACCTTTATTGAGACAAGCTTTGCTCAATATCGCAAATCCGATGTTGCGGCAACATTAAGAGCAAGTGGTGGTGCACTTTCAGGTGGTAGTGAGACTTTTGTTGTTCACGGTTCGCAAGATCCAATTATTTCTAAAGATACAGCACATTGTATTGGAAGAAATGGAGGGCTGGAAAATATCTTATTTGAGGTTAAGGGTGAAGAAGCTTGTCGTATTCACGATGATATTTCACCAACCTTAAAAGCAAGAATGGGAACTGGTGGCAATAATGTTCCTTGTGTTGCTTTGGCTGGGAATACGATAAACAGAAGTCACAATGCTGGTGGCAATGGCAATGGCAATGGCAATGGATTTGATGAAAGCGGTGTCAGTTACACATTAACAAGCGCAGATGTTCATGCAATATCAACAGAATCAGTTGTTAGAAAACTAACGCCGCGTGAGTGTGAAAGATTACAGGGATTTCCTGATGATTACACCAAAATCCCATATCGCAACAAATCAATAGATGAATGCCCTGATTCTCCACGATATAAAGCAATTGGAAACAGTATGGCTGTTCCAGTTATGAAATGGATTGGGCTTAGATTAATTGATTATATCAATCAAGACAGCACGCAATAG
- a CDS encoding arsenical-resistance protein (COG0798 Arsenite efflux pump ACR3 and related permeases): protein MAVAVAISLFGLHSGAALATVVGVLVEVPVMLSLVALLNRWNRQ, encoded by the coding sequence TTGGCGGTGGCGGTGGCGATTTCCTTGTTTGGCTTGCATTCGGGCGCGGCGTTAGCGACTGTGGTTGGTGTATTGGTTGAAGTGCCTGTGATGCTCTCACTTGTTGCATTGTTAAACCGTTGGAATAGGCAGTGA
- a CDS encoding flavodoxin (COG0716 Flavodoxins): MPMALYSLLEQVDFSGKNIVPVVGHGGSRLGGTDKDIQQLQPQANVKNGFEAYLHKTVRAEQQVEKRLAKFLTENGYTK, encoded by the coding sequence ATGCCAATGGCGCTTTATTCTTTGCTCGAGCAAGTAGACTTTAGTGGGAAAAATATTGTGCCGGTGGTTGGTCACGGTGGCAGTCGTTTGGGTGGAACGGATAAAGATATTCAGCAACTTCAACCACAAGCCAACGTGAAAAACGGTTTTGAGGCGTATTTGCATAAAACGGTAAGGGCTGAACAACAAGTGGAAAAAAGATTAGCTAAATTCTTAACCGAAAATGGTTATACAAAATAA
- a CDS encoding hypothetical protein (COG0673 Predicted dehydrogenases and related proteins) translates to MKKINVAIVGSGYSTRIFHVPFFKNDHRFNVIKFFERSTTRALAWFPNIDIVSNFEKLLTDEVDLIVISQ, encoded by the coding sequence ATGAAGAAAATTAATGTTGCCATTGTGGGGAGTGGGTATTCTACCCGTATTTTCCACGTTCCCTTTTTTAAAAATGATCATCGGTTTAACGTGATAAAATTTTTTGAGCGTTCAACCACTCGGGCATTAGCATGGTTCCCCAACATTGATATTGTGTCAAATTTTGAAAAGTTACTGACTGATGAGGTGGATTTAATCGTGATTAGTCAATAA
- a CDS encoding phage integrase family protein (COG0582 Integrase) produces the protein MSIYKRKEDGPWWVDITAPNGKRIRRSSGSFVKKQAQEYHDKLRAEMWNIDKLEKKPTYLFEDALLQYLKSADGQKDVATKKRHAIYWRGVFSGRELNSLTTQEIVSNIPIKNMRTGEVLSNSTQNKYRQSIAMILNLAHKAGYIEKILYLPKKKEPPIRVRWITKEQARALIDNISTDWMKVICSFALMTGARRTEILSMTWDKIDFDRKVAIVSNDVAKSGKARSLLLNEEAIRLLKSQKGKHAKYVFVGRHNNRLNDINRKSFVLAAKKCFLVDFHFHDLRHTWASWHVQAGTPLFTLKELGGWETLEMVKKYAHLNADHLLEHANKVEFNGTFTSHDKKSKVLRFVA, from the coding sequence ATGTCGATCTACAAAAGAAAAGAAGATGGCCCATGGTGGGTTGATATCACGGCACCAAACGGTAAAAGAATTAGACGATCTTCTGGGTCGTTTGTAAAAAAACAAGCTCAAGAATATCACGATAAGCTAAGAGCTGAGATGTGGAATATTGACAAGCTTGAGAAAAAACCAACTTATTTGTTTGAAGATGCCTTGTTGCAGTATTTGAAGTCAGCAGACGGTCAGAAAGATGTTGCAACAAAAAAAAGACATGCAATTTATTGGCGCGGGGTATTTTCTGGAAGAGAGTTAAATTCTTTGACTACACAAGAGATCGTTTCTAATATTCCAATAAAGAATATGAGAACAGGTGAAGTATTAAGCAATTCTACTCAAAACAAATATCGGCAATCTATTGCGATGATATTAAATCTTGCACATAAAGCTGGATATATTGAGAAGATCCTGTATTTACCGAAGAAGAAAGAGCCACCAATTCGTGTGCGTTGGATTACTAAAGAGCAAGCTAGAGCTTTGATTGATAATATTAGCACGGATTGGATGAAAGTTATCTGTTCTTTTGCACTAATGACTGGAGCAAGAAGAACAGAAATACTTTCAATGACTTGGGATAAGATCGATTTCGATAGAAAAGTTGCGATTGTTTCAAATGACGTTGCGAAATCAGGGAAAGCAAGATCGCTACTATTAAACGAAGAAGCTATAAGACTGTTAAAAAGTCAAAAAGGCAAACACGCTAAATACGTCTTTGTTGGAAGACATAATAACAGATTAAATGATATTAACAGAAAATCTTTCGTACTTGCAGCAAAAAAGTGTTTTTTAGTTGATTTTCATTTCCACGATCTTAGACACACTTGGGCAAGCTGGCATGTGCAAGCAGGCACGCCACTTTTTACATTAAAAGAGCTTGGCGGGTGGGAAACATTAGAAATGGTTAAGAAGTACGCTCATCTCAATGCAGATCACTTACTTGAGCATGCAAACAAAGTTGAATTTAATGGTACATTTACGTCACACGACAAAAAATCTAAAGTATTAAGATTTGTTGCGTAG